The window caaaaccaaaaccattgaGACAAAGTTGGTTcctgttattattatttattggttatttatttttattttcttaagttaAACAagcttgagacttgagaggcaAGAAATTGAGACGTTTTGGATAGGTTCCATGAAGATGAAGTTCCATTTCTATCCCTACATTTAGAACTTGTCATAAAAAGTGGGATCACCCCTAGCGGAGAGCAGAGAGAGCTGCACTGGAATGCagactatgcagaagagaggatggaagaagagggagaggagatgCCATGGGATGCTTTGCCCGAAGGTCTACTGATCAACATATTCTGCAGAACTACAATTAGAGATCGGATAGGGAGCCTATCTCTGGTTTGCCGCTCATGGCAACAGGCCTCCCAAGACCCTCTTTACTGGCAGTCGATGATCGCCGTCGACTCCGATGAATACGATTCAACAGACAACGCCTTCGTGAAGGAGAGCAACGAACCCAACTCCTGCCATGATTTTTTCGTCAACCCTTTTGATATTGACGATGGCTTAGATAACTTGGGTGTGCTGCGACTCCGAACTCTAATCCAACGGTCGATAGCCGGAAAACGAAGAAGAGCCAAGCTCAACTCTATCTATCTCTCACCTTTCCTCGCCAAATCTGGTGTTGGTGGCGGCCCTCGCAACGACGATGAAATCCTCTATCTCATTGCCGACTGGTCTATTTATTAACTCTTACTGTTACTCATTGGGAGCTGTTTAATTTTCTCATCTTTGATTCACTCCATCAAACCAATTTGTTTCTGTATTGATGTTTACTCTTTTTAACTTTTCCCCCCCATTTTTTGTAGTTGCCCGAACGTGAAACACCTCTCTTTCGATGGATCCTACAATGCATCGGAGGACGCCGTTTTGAATATCATCCGTAGCTGTAAGAGGCTACAACTCATTGACTTCTCTGATTCCCCCTATGTTACAGAATAAGTACTGGAAGAGCTGGGCGGCAACAACTGCCCATGTTTCCGAGGGATCAGGAGGTCGGGAACGATTAGCAGCTTTCAAGCAAGCGCCATTGCCAGAAACTTACCAAGACTGAGGCTCCTGAACCTGTCCAACACCGATCTCACTGATGGTGGTTTGTCTACCATACTATCTATCTGGTTGTCTTTGTCTTGAGTATCTGGATGTTAGGGGGTGCAATTTCCTGAGACTTGGTTTCCATATGATAGAAAGAGCTACAGCGCAGATCATTGAATTTCTTTATGATCCTGATGAAGGTTATTATGATGATTCTGGAGATTGGTTCGAGTTTGATCGTAGCGATTCAATACACTGGTAATATGTAGTTtttgagaatctctttataCTCGTAATGCAGGTCATGTCTATGATTCTCGACTCTTTTTATGTTTCCGGTTATGTTAATTAAATTTCCTGACTGAAATGGATGCTTTTCTAATGGATCTTGTTCCCATAACATGCTATTAATGGGGCAGGCCGAGAGGAAGAATGGGGTTGGGGCATGAGGATTTCCAGCGGAGGGTGGGGGGCCGTGGGACGGGACTGGGCGGGTAACCATGGCTCCAACAAGAAAATTTTGCATCACTTCTCAACTCACACGATACAATCCTATCGTCTATCTAATGTGATGCGATACTACTTACCTCTGGTCCAACTGTCCAGAATGTTGACCAAATTGCCCAACAGGTTCTGGGTGAAAATTGCAAGTGGACCGTGGGATTGGGTCTTCGGAGAACCAATAAAGCCTGGTTCACTTCCAGACCCTTCAGGATTTCATGTCGCAATTCGTAGGAGCTCAGGATTTGGATCAATTGAATGCGAGAATGGTTCTTACTTTGCTTGTACAATCACATAGTCGTATGGGTTAACGTTCAAACGTCTGTCCCACTTTTTGCCATTATATGGGTGAcaagaaatatattttaaagCAAAAGGGACAGATGTTAGATTGAGCAACATCCATTCCCATTGAATACTGACAATGGGAATTGGAAGTCTGTGTAGTCGGTGaactgtggtgtgcaaaaatctcaTGCTCACTAGAaagtctcgagttcgagtctcctgtTACCTACTTGGCTACTTCCCTCTctatctaaaaaataaaaaaaatcgttCCAACATTCTTGAAActttggggttggggttgggacCATTATTCTTTCTATTGTACATACAAAATTACATCGAAGTATAATGCAACAAGGAGTGGCCACCAATCAGTACCTCTT is drawn from Macadamia integrifolia cultivar HAES 741 chromosome 7, SCU_Mint_v3, whole genome shotgun sequence and contains these coding sequences:
- the LOC122084713 gene encoding F-box/LRR-repeat protein 7-like; the protein is MEEEGEEMPWDALPEGLLINIFCRTTIRDRIGSLSLVCRSWQQASQDPLYWQSMIAVDSDEYDSTDNAFVKESNEPNSCHDFFVNPFDIDDGLDNLGVLRLRTLIQRSIAGKRRRAKLNSIYLSPFLAKSGVGGGPRNDDEILYLIADCCPNVKHLSFDGSYNASEDAVLNIIRSCKRLQLIDFSDSPYVTE